The candidate division WOR-3 bacterium genomic interval CGCCCAGAGGGTTGAGCCGTCAGACATAACAAAATTGAACTGGCCTGAGCTGGCGTTGGCGGAGAGCGCCGAATCCAGTTTTGTTATTGCTGTTTTTATGCACTCTTCAATTGTATTATTCAAGTAGGTGTCGATTATTTCGATGATGAATATCGCGTATAGATCCGAATCAAGATAATCCGGCGCATAGTCAGGCGGGTTGAGGCGTAAATAAGAGGGATTGATTTGATTGATGAGTTCGAGTAGAATCTGTGTCGGAAGTGTGCCGTTATGGGCGAAGAGTATTTTGATGTTTCGACACACGCCCATTCTCAGGAAAGGATGGGGATTGGGGATACCGCTGGTCGGACCGCTTGTGCCGCTGCGGACATGGGCGATGCAGCTTTTTTCAACGTAATGGATCACGTCTTCCACGGCAAGGTTATATCTGGGATCTGTCGGTGCACTCGGTTCGGCACGAACAACAATCGGCAAGAGTGTTTCTGTGTCCGGTGTCCTAAAATAAGCGATGCCCCAGCCGTCAGGATTGTTATTACCAAGTTTCTGGAGGGAATCAAGATGTACTCTTATTATTGTGTCGGGGCGGTCTTCTGATGTTGAAAAGATTATTCCCCAGAATCGACAATTGTGAGAGGAGGTTCTTTTTTGATAAACCATCTGGCTGATAATCAAAAACCCTAATCCCAGAGAGATCAGTAGCAATAACAGATATTTCCAATTTCTTTTCCACAGAGTCTTCATAATCATCACATATCATTATATAAAAGTCCCTGTAAGTTGTCAATTATGATCGCATCTTTTATTTTAAAAACTTGACATAATTATCTTTTTATATATAATTTAACTTCATGATGGCATTAATAAGTTTATTTATTCTTTCGGTGAACGATGTATACCTTCTCCCCAATGATGCGGTTGAAATTAAAATCTGGCGCCAGAAAGATTTGAGTGGCTGGTATTATGTTGATAGTGATACCAGTTTGACCATCCCGCTCCTCGGGAAGTTTTCGATAAAAGGAATCGCACTTGATTCCCTGCACAATCAACTTATAAATGACTTCAGAAATTATTATACAGACATCTATGTTGACATAAATTTTTATTATAGAATTAATATATTCGGAGAAGTTAAAGTACCGGGATTCTATTATGTAAAGAGCGAAGATAATTTGGCGAATCTGCTTGCGCAGGCAGGAGGACCCACAGAGCGCGGTTCCCTAAGCGGGATACGTATCCTCAATTTCGGAATGGAGCGAAAGATCAATTTTGAAAAGATTTTCAAGAGCGGTAAAGATCTGGAACAACTTGCATTACGACCGGGGGATGTGGTTATTGTTCCCCGACGGTTTATGCCGGCGTTCCAGGAATGGTCCGTGCTCTTCAGTCTCGGTACTTTGATTCTTCAGATTTACATCGCGGCAAAATGAAAAAAGAACCGACTCTTCAAGATTACATCGGCGTTGTGATGGAACGTCGCTGGTTGGTGGGTATCTGTGTCGGTGTAGCCACGGTCGCTGCTTTAG includes:
- a CDS encoding T9SS type A sorting domain-containing protein, with amino-acid sequence MIMKTLWKRNWKYLLLLLISLGLGFLIISQMVYQKRTSSHNCRFWGIIFSTSEDRPDTIIRVHLDSLQKLGNNNPDGWGIAYFRTPDTETLLPIVVRAEPSAPTDPRYNLAVEDVIHYVEKSCIAHVRSGTSGPTSGIPNPHPFLRMGVCRNIKILFAHNGTLPTQILLELINQINPSYLRLNPPDYAPDYLDSDLYAIFIIEIIDTYLNNTIEECIKTAITKLDSALSANASSGQFNFVMSDGSTLWAVRFSKNPAEGFSLYYYPGKINSNFWVAASEPLDSSTLNWVVVPESMLVVLNPGNAPELMPLFEPAVLPTMNQGIHYIVPNPFADRTSIGYHLQNNGSISELRIYDINGRLIRTLYKSAGTNFDTIIWDGRDRHGRKVPPGLYFPYLKVGDATYTMKAVIVR